Proteins encoded in a region of the Veillonella parvula genome:
- a CDS encoding ESPR-type extended signal peptide-containing protein: MNRIFKVIWSRTKGCYVVVAETAKNMSKRSTMTSVFAKMSGSVIATALFMSMMSPMIVHGSTIVQGAGAQAKNGTVAIGDNSTAMADNSVALGTGATVTKTNRANVGNVQGIAIGRNATVEVNNGVAIGNLTKVASLNGFALGNTSWAGYDEAGNYVGADNDQAFGTNARAWGGSSMAFGNNAKAAAGGAVAMGNGSQARGKWAVAIGNNAQAKGEGSRALGVNSYAVGLNSIAMGWESNAREDSSIAIGTDSDSVQKNSIAIGNRAVSYAEDSVTLGRNTTVGKNHIRSVALGANSATADTHSTPNQLVNGLWYKNLAGGTADSTLSIGNDTVKRTITNVAAGRMNPSSTDAINGSQLYAVANSLGNLATTTKNILGGNAALDPDTGKLTMSDIGFTGKSTIHDAIRYNKDNIDKGLFFYGDNFVQNQVKLGDTVRIKGGASGALADNNIGVQADGNGTLNVKLAKKLTGLDSVTAGTATIDNKGVSVGGKLYVSTGGLNANNQQLRGVADGTGSQDAVNYGQLQRAINGTAKEAIVKAKDDDNITVREKSTAKGGTEYTVGLNYKITVGKGDASHPITIDSGTGTITGLTNTSWNVNNPAPVTGRAATENQLKWVNDKVNSNKSSIDTNAHNISNNSQSINKNKQDIATINTALDKGISFAGDNGPVSNRKLGETVKIKGDYVGSVSDYNINVQSDGNGTLNVKLAKSLNGLDSVTASGTVINAGGLTVGGRNYVTPTGINANNQKITGVATGTSYSDAVNYGQLQDAINRTAKASSVKAKDTSVTVTEGTNAEGGKEYTVGLGNKITVGGPRPVTVDGTTGYVTGLTNTGWDVNNPQAVTGRAATESQLQLVNTQVNTNKTNIAKNTADINQNKQDIATNKQDIATNKSAISSINSTIEKGLNFGGDSGAVFKKQLGETLTIKGGAPTTKLTDNNIGVVSDGSTLNVKLAKTLTGLTSVTASGTTINGAGLTVGGKNYVSSTGINANNQKITGVANGTAPDDAVNFSQLQNAIGGTAKATTVKGKDANVTVTEGTNANGGKEFTVGLGNKLAVGTAHPVTVDGTAGTVTGLTNTAWNVNNPQAVTGRAATEDQLKTVNTQVNTNKDKIAQNTTDIAQNTTDIGKNKTDIAQNKQNITQNTQDIATNKNAISTINTTIAKGLNFDGDSGAAIKKQLGDKLSIKGGAAAANLTDNNIGVVSDGSTLNVKLAKTLTGLDSVTAGGTTINSSGLTVGGKTYVTPNGINANDKKITNVADGEVAANSKEAVNGGQLHAAKTELNNNINNAKTELNKNIGDAKTELNKNINDAKTELNGNIDNAKTELNNNIATAKNDVINTGLKFDADTGGVKTNKLGSKVTVNGDDNITTEISQTGDDTKIGLKLKKDLNVTTITAADTVKAGTVTMGKQAGGAGGANGNFVTGLDNKSWNADNPQAVSGRAATEDQLKSVNDKVNTNVTNINKGLNFNGDSGATINKKLGDTVTIKGGATADLTDNNIGVVSDGSTLNVKLAKTLTGLDSVTAGGTTINSSGLTVGGKTYVTPSGINANNQKITGLAKGTDPTDAVNFSQLQDAIGGTAKASTVKAKNSNITVDEGTNAAGGKEFTIGLGDKITLGTTNPVSVDGTAGTVTGLTNTAWDVNNPQAVTGRAATEDQLKAVNTQVNTNKDKIAQNTTDIAQNTTDIGKNKQDITKNKADIAQNTQDITTNRNAISTINTTIAKGLNFDGDSGAVINKQLGDKLSIKGGAAAANLTDNNIGVVSDGSTLNVKLAKTLTGLDSVTAGGTIINSGGLTVGNKTYVSPNGINANDQKITNVADGNIAANSKDAVNGGQLHDTKTELNKKIGDTKTELNNNINDAKTELTNKGLRFDADNNDEKTNKLGSKVTVNGDDNITTEISQTGEDTKIGFKLKKDLNVTSVTATETVKAGTVTMGKQSDGASPANMGNYVTGLDNQAWSVTNPTAVSGRAATEDQLKTVTEAIKTQGANATDFSLVANPTAGSNGDYTVAANGDVALTVQDKNHPDQTKTVTIKDVASKSEVDKGLNFDGDSGTTINKKLGGTVAIKGGAAAADLTDNNIGVVSDGTGTLNVKLAKTLTGLDSVTAGGTTINSGGLTVGNKTYVSPNGINANDQKITNVADGNIAANSKDAVNGGQLHNAKTELNKNINDAKTELTNKGLRFNADNDDEKTNKLGSKVTVNGDDNITTEITQTGDDTKIGLKLKKDLNVTTVTAAETVKAGTVTMGKQSDGATPANMGNYVTGLDNKDWSIDNPTIASGRAATEDQLKTVSDEVKKQGASATDFSLVANPATGSNGDYTVDANGDVALTVQDKNHPAQTKTVTIKDVASKSEVDKGLNFDGDSGTTINKKLGDTVAIKGGATATDLTDNNIGVVSDGTGTLNVKLAKTLTGLDSVTAGGTTINSGGLTVGNKTYVSPNGINANDQKITNVADGNIAANSKDAVNGGQLHDAKSELNKNISDAKTELNKNIGDTKTELNNNINDAKTELTNKGLRFDADNNDEKTNKLGSKVTVNGDDNITTEITQTGDDTKIGLKLKKDLNVTTVTAAETVKAGTVTMGKQSDGASPANMGNYVTGLDNKTWDASNVVSGRAATEDQLKQALAGQTDTGLKFNANVGGVQTNKLGSTVTVQGEGKAADTDYSGDNIKTFIKQDAATGNTTIDVKMNKNLKAESVKVGKDGKDGVSLTGPDAANGSDGKVAVTDKNGKDAVSMSGKDGVGHIGLSGKDGKSADITAEKGAANLNGNEITRIKYKDENGTTHEVATKDDGMAYGGDSGTTIKKKLNEQLDIKGGVTNESELTENNIGVISKNNILNVRLAKNLKGLDSITFNNGTDGVNGKTVVNGEGMTIQDKDGNPLTAVTKDGVKITNGPSMTKDGIDAAGNKITNVADGTNPKDAVNKSQLDKAAAAATTTITAGNNVQVDKTTNADGSTNYKVGLKDQITMGTDATKQIAMDGTTGTIKAGDKITIDGNKGTIKAGDKVEIDGDKGTIKAGNVAIDGTNGTIKAGDKVTIDGKDGKIAAGKVSVDGKDGHVTGLENKDWDPNNITSGRAATEDQLQKSHKALDNKINNLGDDITKKGMDFAGNTGDFHRDLGQKVTIKGEGQGADSDYSGENIKTVAENGNVTIKMAKNLKTDSITTKTVTADTVNTDKVKVGKNGQDGVSITGPDAANGTDGKVAVTGKDGKDAVSMSGKDGVGHIGLTGKDGRNADITADKGDSDLGGNAITRIKYQDEQGKTHQVATKDDGMKYGGDSGNVINKKLNEQVNVVGGITDASKLTAEDNLGVVSDGTNLKVRMAKDLKGLTSVTTKDAGGNSTVVNGSGVTITPTSGNTVSLTKDGLNNGGKTISNVGPGVNGTDAVNVNQLKGVTEGIANAINSVAGETQRVGAHAAAMSALKPIQYDPLEPTQVMAGIGNYRGETAAALGVAHYTSEDTMFHAGVSVGSRHNMVNAGVTRKFGSSDEKKAIPERYKGGPISSMYVMQDEMTALKAENARMKAQDEKLTADYAALKEDNLRLQKDNEETKRQLALIMSRLGM; this comes from the coding sequence ATGAACCGAATTTTTAAAGTAATCTGGAGTCGTACAAAGGGATGTTATGTCGTTGTGGCTGAAACAGCGAAAAATATGTCGAAACGATCGACAATGACATCGGTATTTGCCAAGATGTCTGGGTCTGTAATTGCTACGGCTTTATTTATGTCCATGATGTCTCCAATGATCGTGCATGGGAGTACTATTGTACAAGGGGCCGGTGCTCAGGCTAAAAATGGCACTGTAGCGATAGGTGACAATAGTACAGCAATGGCAGATAACAGTGTGGCACTGGGCACAGGTGCTACTGTTACAAAAACTAATAGGGCTAATGTTGGTAATGTGCAAGGCATTGCAATCGGAAGAAATGCAACCGTTGAAGTCAATAATGGTGTTGCCATTGGTAATTTGACAAAAGTAGCTTCTTTAAATGGCTTTGCCCTTGGTAATACATCTTGGGCCGGATATGATGAGGCCGGTAACTATGTAGGTGCCGATAACGATCAGGCATTTGGTACTAATGCCAGAGCTTGGGGTGGATCCTCTATGGCCTTTGGTAATAATGCTAAAGCTGCTGCCGGTGGTGCCGTTGCAATGGGTAACGGGTCGCAGGCAAGAGGTAAATGGGCCGTTGCAATCGGTAATAATGCACAAGCTAAGGGAGAAGGGTCCAGAGCTCTTGGTGTAAACTCCTATGCAGTAGGACTCAACTCCATTGCAATGGGCTGGGAAAGTAATGCCCGTGAGGATTCTTCTATAGCTATTGGTACAGATTCTGACTCAGTTCAGAAAAATAGTATTGCCATCGGTAATCGTGCAGTTAGCTATGCAGAGGATAGCGTTACACTTGGTAGAAATACAACAGTAGGGAAAAATCATATTCGTTCTGTTGCATTAGGTGCAAATTCTGCAACTGCGGATACTCATAGTACACCGAATCAACTTGTAAATGGTTTGTGGTATAAGAATTTAGCGGGGGGAACGGCAGATTCTACCCTAAGTATCGGTAATGATACGGTAAAACGTACGATTACAAATGTGGCAGCAGGGCGTATGAATCCCTCGTCTACAGATGCTATTAATGGTAGTCAACTATATGCCGTAGCAAATAGCTTGGGCAATTTAGCCACTACTACTAAAAATATCCTTGGTGGTAATGCAGCGCTCGATCCTGATACCGGTAAATTAACGATGAGCGATATCGGTTTTACAGGTAAAAGCACGATTCACGATGCTATTAGATATAATAAAGATAATATCGATAAAGGATTGTTCTTTTATGGTGATAACTTTGTTCAGAACCAAGTAAAATTAGGTGACACAGTAAGAATAAAAGGTGGCGCTAGCGGTGCTTTGGCTGACAACAATATTGGGGTTCAAGCAGACGGAAATGGCACACTAAATGTGAAATTGGCTAAAAAATTAACTGGTTTGGATAGCGTAACAGCAGGAACTGCTACGATTGATAATAAAGGGGTGTCTGTAGGCGGTAAACTCTATGTGTCAACAGGTGGTCTTAATGCCAATAATCAACAGCTTAGAGGTGTTGCAGATGGTACCGGTAGTCAGGATGCAGTTAACTATGGACAGTTACAGCGTGCAATTAACGGTACCGCTAAAGAAGCCATAGTAAAAGCAAAAGATGATGATAATATTACAGTAAGAGAAAAGTCAACGGCGAAAGGCGGTACAGAGTATACTGTCGGCTTAAACTATAAGATTACTGTAGGGAAAGGGGACGCCTCTCATCCTATAACCATAGATAGTGGGACAGGGACGATAACAGGGCTTACCAATACATCATGGAATGTAAATAATCCAGCACCCGTTACAGGGCGTGCCGCTACGGAAAATCAGTTAAAATGGGTTAACGATAAAGTTAATAGTAATAAATCATCAATTGATACTAATGCACATAATATTAGCAACAATAGCCAGAGCATCAATAAGAATAAACAAGATATTGCTACTATTAACACCGCCCTTGATAAAGGTATTAGCTTCGCCGGTGACAATGGGCCTGTAAGCAACAGAAAATTAGGTGAAACAGTAAAAATAAAAGGTGATTACGTAGGTTCTGTATCTGATTATAATATCAATGTCCAATCAGATGGTAATGGCACATTAAATGTGAAATTGGCAAAATCTTTGAACGGATTGGACAGTGTAACAGCCAGTGGTACGGTTATTAATGCTGGCGGTTTGACTGTTGGTGGCAGAAACTATGTAACACCAACAGGCATTAATGCTAATAATCAAAAAATTACTGGTGTTGCTACTGGTACATCGTATAGTGATGCGGTCAATTATGGTCAACTACAAGATGCTATTAACCGTACTGCTAAGGCATCTTCTGTGAAAGCAAAAGATACTAGTGTAACAGTAACGGAAGGTACTAATGCAGAAGGTGGCAAGGAATATACTGTCGGCTTAGGCAATAAAATTACTGTAGGTGGACCTCGTCCTGTAACCGTAGACGGAACTACAGGTTACGTAACAGGTCTTACGAATACTGGCTGGGATGTTAATAATCCGCAAGCCGTAACTGGTCGTGCCGCAACAGAAAGTCAATTGCAGCTTGTTAATACGCAAGTTAATACAAACAAGACTAATATTGCTAAGAATACTGCTGATATTAATCAGAACAAACAAGATATTGCAACGAACAAGCAAGATATTGCGACAAATAAAAGTGCTATTTCTTCAATCAATTCAACAATTGAAAAGGGGTTGAATTTTGGTGGTGATAGCGGGGCAGTTTTCAAGAAACAATTAGGTGAAACACTAACTATTAAGGGTGGTGCCCCTACTACGAAGTTAACAGACAATAATATCGGTGTCGTATCTGACGGCAGCACATTAAATGTGAAGCTGGCAAAAACATTAACGGGGTTGACCAGTGTGACTGCAAGTGGTACGACTATCAATGGTGCTGGTTTGACTGTAGGTGGCAAAAACTATGTGTCTTCAACAGGTATCAATGCTAATAATCAAAAGATTACCGGTGTTGCTAATGGTACAGCGCCTGATGATGCGGTTAACTTCAGTCAATTGCAAAATGCTATTGGTGGTACTGCTAAGGCCACTACGGTAAAAGGGAAAGATGCGAATGTAACCGTAACAGAAGGTACCAATGCAAATGGTGGTAAGGAATTCACTGTTGGATTGGGTAATAAACTTGCGGTAGGTACGGCACATCCTGTAACTGTGGATGGAACTGCTGGAACTGTAACAGGTCTCACGAATACAGCTTGGAATGTAAATAATCCACAAGCCGTAACCGGTCGTGCTGCAACGGAAGATCAGTTAAAAACTGTTAATACGCAAGTTAATACAAATAAGGATAAAATAGCTCAAAACACAACTGACATTGCTCAAAATACCACTGATATCGGTAAAAATAAGACTGATATTGCACAAAACAAGCAAAATATTACTCAGAACACACAAGATATTGCGACCAATAAAAATGCTATCTCTACAATCAATACAACTATTGCTAAAGGTCTTAACTTTGATGGAGACAGCGGTGCTGCAATCAAAAAACAGTTGGGCGATAAGCTTAGCATCAAAGGTGGTGCCGCAGCTGCGAATTTGACGGACAATAATATCGGTGTCGTATCTGATGGCAGCACATTAAATGTGAAACTAGCTAAGACATTAACCGGTTTGGATAGCGTAACGGCTGGGGGTACAACTATCAATAGTAGTGGTTTGACTGTAGGCGGTAAGACCTATGTAACTCCGAACGGCATCAATGCGAATGACAAGAAAATAACTAATGTTGCTGATGGTGAAGTGGCGGCTAATTCCAAAGAGGCAGTTAACGGCGGTCAACTTCATGCGGCTAAAACCGAATTAAATAACAACATTAATAATGCTAAGACTGAATTAAACAAGAATATCGGTGATGCCAAAACTGAACTCAATAAAAATATTAATGACGCTAAAACTGAACTGAACGGCAATATAGATAATGCTAAAACAGAGCTAAACAATAATATAGCCACAGCGAAGAATGATGTGATTAATACAGGCCTCAAGTTCGATGCGGATACAGGCGGTGTTAAGACCAATAAACTGGGTTCCAAGGTAACGGTAAATGGCGATGATAATATCACAACAGAAATCAGTCAAACTGGTGATGATACTAAGATCGGTCTTAAATTAAAGAAAGATCTTAATGTTACTACTATTACTGCTGCTGATACTGTGAAAGCTGGCACTGTGACTATGGGCAAACAAGCTGGTGGTGCAGGCGGTGCAAACGGTAACTTTGTAACAGGACTCGATAATAAGTCTTGGAACGCGGATAATCCTCAAGCCGTAAGTGGTCGTGCTGCAACGGAAGATCAGTTGAAATCTGTTAATGATAAGGTCAATACAAATGTAACTAATATCAATAAAGGATTAAACTTTAACGGCGATAGCGGTGCTACGATTAATAAAAAATTAGGCGACACTGTTACCATTAAAGGTGGTGCTACGGCAGATCTTACGGATAATAATATCGGTGTCGTGTCTGATGGTAGCACATTAAATGTGAAACTAGCTAAAACATTAACTGGTTTGGATAGCGTAACAGCTGGCGGAACAACCATCAATAGTAGCGGTTTGACTGTAGGCGGCAAGACCTATGTAACGCCGAGCGGTATCAATGCTAATAATCAAAAGATTACCGGTTTAGCAAAAGGCACAGACCCTACTGATGCGGTTAACTTCAGTCAGTTGCAGGATGCTATCGGTGGGACTGCTAAGGCAAGTACTGTGAAAGCTAAAAATAGCAATATCACTGTAGATGAAGGTACAAATGCAGCCGGTGGCAAGGAATTTACAATCGGACTAGGCGATAAAATCACCTTAGGAACTACTAATCCTGTATCTGTGGATGGTACTGCAGGCACGGTAACTGGCCTTACCAATACTGCTTGGGATGTAAATAATCCACAAGCCGTAACCGGTCGTGCTGCAACGGAAGATCAGTTGAAAGCTGTTAATACGCAAGTTAATACAAATAAGGATAAAATAGCTCAAAACACAACTGATATTGCACAAAATACGACTGACATCGGCAAGAATAAACAAGATATAACTAAGAACAAGGCTGATATTGCTCAAAACACACAAGATATTACGACCAATAGAAATGCCATTTCTACCATCAATACAACTATCGCTAAAGGTCTTAATTTTGATGGAGATAGCGGCGCTGTAATTAACAAACAGTTGGGTGATAAGCTTAGCATCAAGGGCGGTGCAGCGGCTGCTAACTTGACGGACAATAATATTGGTGTCGTATCTGATGGCAGTACGTTAAACGTGAAGTTAGCAAAAACATTAACCGGTTTGGACAGTGTAACAGCTGGTGGCACAATCATCAATAGTGGTGGTTTGACCGTAGGCAATAAGACCTATGTATCTCCAAACGGCATCAATGCGAACGACCAAAAGATTACTAATGTTGCTGATGGTAATATTGCTGCTAATTCCAAAGATGCGGTGAACGGCGGTCAATTGCATGACACTAAAACTGAGCTCAACAAAAAAATTGGTGACACTAAAACCGAACTCAATAATAATATTAATGATGCTAAGACTGAGCTTACCAATAAAGGCCTTCGTTTTGACGCAGACAATAACGATGAAAAAACGAATAAACTAGGCTCCAAGGTAACAGTAAACGGCGACGACAATATTACGACGGAAATCAGTCAAACTGGTGAAGATACAAAGATCGGTTTTAAATTGAAGAAAGATCTTAATGTTACATCTGTTACGGCTACGGAAACTGTGAAAGCCGGCACGGTAACTATGGGTAAACAATCCGATGGTGCAAGCCCTGCTAATATGGGCAACTACGTAACTGGTCTTGATAATCAGGCATGGAGCGTAACTAATCCGACTGCTGTTAGTGGACGTGCTGCAACAGAAGATCAATTGAAGACAGTTACTGAAGCTATCAAAACTCAAGGCGCTAATGCAACGGACTTTAGTCTCGTTGCGAATCCTACGGCAGGTTCCAATGGTGACTATACTGTAGCTGCCAACGGTGACGTAGCATTGACAGTACAAGATAAGAACCATCCGGATCAAACAAAAACCGTAACGATTAAAGATGTGGCATCTAAATCTGAAGTGGATAAAGGCTTGAACTTTGACGGTGACTCTGGTACGACTATCAACAAGAAGCTAGGTGGTACTGTTGCCATCAAAGGCGGAGCTGCGGCTGCAGATCTAACAGATAATAATATTGGCGTTGTATCTGACGGTACAGGCACATTGAACGTGAAGTTGGCTAAAACATTGACTGGTTTGGACAGTGTGACAGCTGGCGGTACAACCATTAATAGTGGTGGTTTGACCGTAGGCAATAAGACCTATGTATCTCCAAACGGTATCAATGCGAACGACCAAAAGATTACCAATGTTGCTGATGGTAATATTGCTGCTAATTCCAAAGATGCGGTTAACGGCGGTCAATTACATAACGCTAAAACTGAGTTAAATAAAAATATTAATGATGCTAAGACTGAATTGACCAATAAAGGCCTTCGTTTTAATGCGGATAATGACGATGAAAAAACGAATAAGCTAGGATCCAAGGTAACCGTAAACGGCGACGACAATATTACGACGGAAATCACGCAAACCGGTGACGATACGAAGATCGGTCTTAAATTGAAGAAAGACCTTAACGTTACCACTGTTACGGCAGCGGAAACTGTGAAAGCTGGCACTGTAACTATGGGTAAACAATCCGATGGTGCAACTCCTGCTAATATGGGCAACTATGTAACTGGTCTTGATAATAAGGATTGGAGTATTGATAACCCTACAATTGCATCTGGCCGTGCAGCAACGGAAGACCAGTTGAAAACAGTTAGTGACGAAGTTAAGAAACAAGGCGCTAGTGCAACGGACTTCAGTCTTGTTGCTAATCCTGCGACAGGCTCCAATGGTGACTACACTGTAGATGCTAACGGTGACGTAGCATTGACCGTACAGGATAAGAACCATCCGGCTCAAACAAAAACCGTAACGATTAAAGATGTGGCGTCAAAATCCGAAGTGGATAAAGGCTTGAACTTTGATGGTGATTCCGGCACGACTATTAACAAGAAGCTAGGTGATACTGTTGCCATTAAAGGCGGAGCTACGGCTACAGATTTAACGGATAATAATATTGGCGTTGTATCTGATGGCACAGGCACACTAAATGTGAAGTTAGCTAAAACATTGACTGGTTTAGACAGCGTAACAGCTGGTGGTACAACCATTAATAGTGGTGGTTTAACAGTAGGCAATAAGACTTATGTATCTCCAAATGGCATCAATGCAAACGACCAAAAGATTACCAATGTTGCTGATGGTAATATTGCTGCTAATTCTAAAGATGCGGTTAACGGCGGTCAATTGCATGACGCTAAATCTGAGTTAAATAAAAACATTAGTGATGCTAAGACCGAGTTGAATAAAAATATTGGTGATACCAAAACTGAACTCAACAATAATATTAATGACGCTAAGACTGAACTGACCAATAAAGGCCTTCGTTTTGATGCGGATAATAACGATGAAAAAACGAACAAGCTAGGCTCTAAGGTAACAGTAAACGGTGATGATAACATCACCACAGAAATTACGCAAACTGGTGACGATACGAAGATTGGCCTTAAATTGAAGAAAGACCTTAACGTTACCACTGTTACGGCAGCGGAAACTGTGAAAGCTGGCACTGTAACCATGGGTAAACAGTCCGATGGTGCAAGCCCTGCTAATATGGGTAACTACGTAACAGGTCTTGATAATAAGACTTGGGATGCAAGTAATGTCGTATCCGGTCGTGCTGCAACAGAGGACCAATTGAAACAAGCTTTGGCAGGTCAAACTGATACAGGCCTTAAATTCAATGCCAATGTAGGCGGTGTACAAACTAATAAATTAGGCTCTACTGTCACTGTTCAAGGTGAAGGTAAAGCTGCTGATACCGACTATAGTGGTGACAATATTAAGACTTTCATCAAACAAGATGCAGCAACAGGTAACACGACTATCGATGTGAAGATGAACAAAAATCTTAAGGCTGAATCCGTGAAAGTCGGTAAAGACGGTAAGGACGGCGTATCTCTTACAGGTCCAGATGCGGCGAATGGCAGCGACGGTAAGGTAGCTGTTACAGATAAAAACGGCAAGGATGCTGTGTCCATGTCCGGTAAAGACGGTGTTGGTCACATCGGATTAAGCGGTAAAGACGGTAAAAGTGCGGATATTACTGCTGAAAAAGGTGCTGCTAATCTCAATGGAAATGAAATTACTCGCATTAAATACAAAGATGAAAATGGCACAACCCATGAAGTGGCAACCAAAGATGATGGCATGGCATATGGTGGCGACTCTGGTACTACCATCAAGAAGAAACTTAATGAACAATTGGACATTAAGGGTGGTGTCACCAATGAATCTGAGTTGACCGAAAATAATATTGGTGTTATTAGTAAAAATAATATCCTTAATGTTCGTTTGGCAAAAAATCTGAAAGGTTTAGATTCCATAACTTTCAACAATGGTACTGATGGTGTAAACGGTAAAACCGTTGTAAATGGTGAAGGTATGACCATTCAAGATAAGGATGGCAATCCGTTGACTGCTGTTACAAAAGACGGCGTAAAGATTACCAACGGTCCATCCATGACGAAAGATGGTATTGATGCAGCCGGCAATAAGATTACTAATGTAGCTGACGGGACAAATCCTAAGGATGCGGTTAATAAATCTCAATTGGATAAAGCCGCAGCAGCTGCTACTACAACAATAACGGCAGGTAATAATGTCCAAGTAGATAAGACCACTAATGCGGACGGTTCTACAAATTACAAAGTGGGACTCAAAGACCAAATAACAATGGGAACTGATGCTACGAAACAAATTGCGATGGATGGTACAACAGGTACTATTAAAGCCGGTGACAAAATTACAATCGACGGCAATAAAGGCACCATTAAAGCAGGTGATAAAGTTGAAATCGATGGTGATAAGGGCACAATCAAGGCCGGCAATGTTGCAATCGACGGTACAAACGGTACGATTAAGGCCGGAGATAAGGTAACTATCGACGGTAAAGATGGTAAGATTGCAGCAGGTAAAGTATCTGTTGATGGCAAGGACGGTCATGTGACAGGTTTGGAAAACAAAGATTGGGATCCTAACAATATCACAAGCGGTCGTGCTGCTACAGAAGATCAATTGCAGAAGTCCCATAAAGCCTTGGATAATAAGATTAATAACTTAGGTGATGACATTACGAAGAAAGGCATGGATTTTGCCGGTAATACAGGTGATTTCCACCGTGATTTAGGTCAAAAGGTTACCATCAAAGGTGAAGGTCAAGGGGCTGATAGTGACTATTCTGGCGAAAATATTAAAACGGTAGCCGAAAATGGTAATGTTACTATTAAAATGGCTAAGAATCTTAAGACCGATAGTATTACTACCAAAACAGTTACTGCTGATACGGTCAATACTGATAAGGTGAAAGTCGGCAAAAATGGTCAAGATGGCGTTTCCATTACAGGTCCAGACGCTGCGAATGGCACAGACGGAAAAGTAGCTGTTACAGGTAAAGACGGTAAAGATGCTGTATCTATGTCCGGTAAAGACGGCGTTGGTCACATCGGTTTAACTGGCAAAGATGGTCGTAATGCGGATATTACCGCTGATAAGGGCGATTCTGATCTCGGAGGCAATGCTATTACTCGTATTAAGTACCAAGATGAACAGGGCAAGACACATCAAGTGGCAACCAAAGACGATGGTATGAAATACGGTGGCGATTCTGGTAATGTGATTAACAAAAAGCTTAACGAACAGGTAAACGTAGTCGGTGGTATTACTGATGCTAGCAAGTTGACGGCCGAAGATAATTTAGGCGTCGTATCTGACGGCACTAATCTTAAAGTTCGTATGGCGAAAGATTTGAAAGGTCTTACGTCAGTAACGACTAAGGATGCTGGAGGTAACTCTACGGTTGTGAACGGCAGTGGCGTAACCATTACTCCTACTAGTGGTAACACCGTAAGCCTTACTAAAGATGGATTGAATAACGGTGGTAAAACAATTAGCAATGTAGGTCCTGGTGTAAACGGAACGGATGCGGTTAACGTAAATCAATTGAAGGGAGTTACGGAGGGAATAGCTAATGCTATTAATTCTGTGGCGGGCGAAACGCAACGTGTAGGTGCTCATGCGGCAGCTATGTCTGCGTTGAAACCGATCCAATACGATCCGTTAGAACCAACTCAAGTGATGGCTGGTATCGGCAATTACAGAGGTGAAACCGCAGCAGCGTTAGGTGTTGCTCACTACACATCGGAAGACACAATGTTCCATGCAGGCGTATCTGTTGGTAGTCGTCATAATATGGTGAATGCCGGTGTAACTCGTAAATTTGGTTCTTCTGATGAGAAGAAGGCTATTCCTGAACGATACAAGGGCGGCCCTATCAGCTCTATGTACGTAATGCAGGATGAAATGACTGCTTTGAAAGCTGAAAATGCACGCATGAAAGCGCAGGATGAGAAATTAACTGCAGACTATGCGGCATTGAAAGAAGACAACCTTCGTCTACAGAAAGATAACGAAGAAACTAAGCGACAATTAGCTCTTATTATGAGTCGTTTAGGCATGTAA